The following nucleotide sequence is from Desulfovibrio desulfuricans.
CCACCAGGGCGGCGGCAACATTGCGCTCCTCAAGGGCGGACCAAACATGCACATTGAGTTGCAGGTAGGGCATGAGGATTTTGGTCAACATGAGTGCACCCCCGGTCATGCCGATGACATAGGCAAGGTGCCCGGCAAGACCGAGGGTGGCGGCAGGGTCAACAAGCATGCCGATACCAAGACAGAGGGCAAGCAGGAGCAAGGCGCGGAAATCGTAGAATGGGCGAAGGGTAGCAATGAGCTTTTTAAGCAGGGACATGACGGCCTCCGGTTGATGTTTCCGGGGGCAGACAACCCGCCCCCGGACGCGTCAGCCCTGCCGTGGTGGTGTTATTGATTGGCAGATAGCGGAAACGCGTAGGGCCACCATACGGTGGCCCATGCAAGGAGGTCTTTTAATTTGGGAGAAAAATTAGAATGGATCGTTTTGTTCGCTGGCCAGTTTTTTCATACTGGCAAATGCGGCCTTTGGTGCAACAAAACGTACATACAAAGTTGCATTCACCAGCTCCATGTCAACGACCCGCATGTCTTCTGGGGCACATTGAACGAGGTCAGCATAATTTGTGCTTGTTTTTCTGCACTGTGTCAGTACATCATTTTGCACTAACGTATAGATAAGATTATTACTGCCATTGAGAGCTGCCGCTTCAAAGCCATTAACTGCGCTATGCACGGCCTCTAGACCTTTTGTATGGATCACATTGATCACATCACAACTATTGCTGCCAGACCGCATGAGGGCCAAAGAGTACCCATTATTACTCACAGCGCCCATAGTTTTAATAGCGCGCTGTTCGTCCAATTTTGTTTTGAGCACAATCGTTGTCAGCTTGCCGTCAGCAAAAACAAATCCCTGTCCCCATTTGTCATTACCCGCAAAGCTCTGTTTATCACGGCACAACGCGCCCTTCTGCAGATCATTGCAAGGTACCATGCCTTTGATCTTGGCAATATCGGCACGAGGTTGTCCGTAATAAAAATCCTTAAAAAGCTGAGGGCCATCTGCGTGGGCATTAACCGCACAACAGCACAGCACCATAATTGCAAGGATAATTCGCATCACACCTCCCATATTATGCCTCTCGGCACCACCAGAGCACACGCCCGATAACGCGCAATGACTCTCTGACTATCTCGTCCGTCATATCCAACTCTTGGGGCGCGTATGCGTCACGGTTGTCTGACACCAGCACTATTTTGCCGGGGCGTTTATCCAGACGCTTGACCAGCACGCTATCGTCGACGCCCACTGCATAGATGCCGCCCGATACAACATCGGTCTGTGCCAGATTGACCAGGGCGAGGTCGCCGTTTTCGAGCGTGGGGCGCATACTGTCGCCAGTGATGGACATCAGCACCATTTGCGTTGGGCAGCCCTTACGGCGCAGCCAGTCCGATCGAAATCCAAAATATCCCTTGATATTGTCAGACACCTCAAGACTACCCGTGCCAGCGGAGAGCCGCGCCTCAACTTTGGGCACGTAGATTGTCTGCACTCCATCGGGTGCAACGACCGACACGTCAGCCGTCCCAACCTCACCTTGCCCCGCATTTGCCGCAGACTGCCCGCAACTGATGGCTGACGCGTCAGCCATTTTGCTATCCACATACATTGCCCCTTGCCCCTGAAACAGCCACATGGGCGAGATGCCATAGGCCGTGCAGATGCGTTTGCGCACCTCAGCCTTGGGCATGCGCCCCGCCAGATAATTGTTGAGCGCGCGCACCGTGACGCCGACTTTATCCGCAAAGTCAGCAGGACTGTCCGGCCCCATAAGCGCCCTGATTCGTTCGCCTATTCCGTTTTGTTCCATTTATTTTCCAAGTTTGAAGAACAAAGTCTTGACTTGTTCTAAATTTGTTCCTACTGTTTCCAACAGAGAACAACAGAAAACAGCAGCAAGTGGACTCTGCCAGATTTGGCACAAGGACACAAGGCTTCCAGGCACAAGGAGGGCAAAAATGGCCAGAACAAGGCGCAACATCAGAACAATACAGGAGGTTAGCGCCGACTTTCAGCAGCGCGGGAAATCCGTTGCTGAGTGGGCGCGTGAGCATGGCCTGCGGCCTGGGGTCGTTTACGACCTTATGCTGGGCCGATCTGCTGGCAAGCGCGGGGAAGCGCACCGGGCAGCCGTGCTGTTGGGCATCAAGGACGGCGTGGTTGACCGCGCTGGCGCAGCCTGAACAAAGATAGAACAAAAGCGCGAAGCCACCGACATGACTCCGCGCCAAACGCAAAAGGAGACCCCAGATGCGTACAGAGCACACTATCAATAACGAGACCGGGCCGCAATACGCCTCCCCTGTGTCCCGCGACCTTGAGGGCCTGTCGCACGAGTTGATGGGCATGTCTACGGAGGTCACCGGGCAACAATGGGCGCGGCTGCGGCTTATCGTCATGCAGCTGCGGAGCATTGCCGGGCAAGTGGATGGATTGGTTATCCCGGAGGGTGTGTAGGATGAAAATATTTCTCTGCATGTCAAAGCACCTATTCCCGAGCATCAAGGATGACGACTGGCGCGAAGGGGGTCTGCCTATTGAGGCAAGCTCAGCTTTGAGTGCCGCAATTGATTTTGTACACAAGTATCCAGATAAGGCAGGCGTAGATGCGCTCGCTTATAACGAGAGTGATAAGCTGTTTATTTGGGTCAAGCATCCATCCGGAGGAGATGTAACAGGGTTTACCGTAACAATTATCGCAGAATATCGCATAACAAGCGCGTCCGAAAACTGCTACTTCTGGGGGGATGGCAATGCGCCTGTGTAACCCCGACTGCCTCATTGATTGGAAGCCTGTGCAGCCGCCCAAGTACAAAAAGGACTATGAGGGGAAGCTGCTGCGGATACCCACTTTTTCCAGATATCGCCCTGACGGGGCAGATTTGCCGCCGGACGGAGCGGTGGTGTGCATCGAGCGCCGCTACAACAACGGATCACAATTTGAGATGCAGGTCAGTTGGCGCTGCCCGGCCTGCGATCATCCGCATACCGGCTATGTGCCGGAAGCCTGGATTGCCGAGGACAAGGCACAGTTTGTGGAGCCGTCAGGCCTCGCAGACGCAACCTGCGCCATCGGCGACCACCCTGCGGTGCTGTATCTGGCCACAAGTTACAGCCATCCCGATGCGGCCAAACGTGCGGCGCGGGCAAATCTGGCATCGCAGTGCTCTGCGTGGTTCATGCGCCGGGGCTGGTGCGTCATATCACCGCTGAGCATGGGGCATGCCATCGCAGTTGAGGGGGCCGAATTGCCCTCGGATTTTGCGGCATATCAGGAGGTATGCTTGCGCATGCTGGAGGCCAGCGACGCACTGGTGGTGCTGTTGCTGGACGGCATACGCGAGAGCGTGGGCGTAGCCGCAGGAATTGACCATGCACGCAAGCTCGGCATCCCGCTCAACCAGGTCAAGTTGCCGGGGCCGGACGCCTCCGGCGATGCACAGTTTGAACTGGTCCATAACCCCAGGTGGTGGCGCTGATGACCAGGAAATCTGACAGCGATTCGGCGGCCCAACGGGCGCTGCGCATAGCGGAGCTGCTGTTTGGCCGTGTGCTTGATGGGTACAGCAACAAGGAAATTGCGGACGCCCTGGGCTACACCGCCTGCAATGTCTCCCGCGACCTGGAGACCCTGCGCAGCAGGGGCTGGGCGGAGAAACTGGACACAGGCCGCTGGGCGCTGACCACAAAGCCTGTGGCGTTGATGCGCAAATATCAGGATTACATGGCCGATTTGGCCGCCCGGCGCGATGCCTTTGACGCGCGGGTGCAGGCACAGGCCAAAAATCTCTAGGAGCAGGATATGACCAAGAGTGATGTACAACCCACAGTTGCCAGCCCCGCACGCGGGCGGCGTGCAAATAATGCCGAAACGGCCAACGCGGAGCTGGTTGCCACAGATACCTATGAGGCCGGGGCCACGGCTCTGGTTGCGGGCCTGCGGCAGGGCAGCATTGCCCTGCCCAAGGAAGAAATGGCGCAGAGCCTGCACATGGCCGAGACCATTGGCCGTATCAGTGCGTTCCAGATCAACGAAGCTTTTAACCGCGTTGCAATGCTCAAACTGTTGCAGGAGATCCGCGACACCCGCAGTTACAAGGGCGCTACGGTTTCCATGCGCGGTTCCGGTGAGCTGGTGACCGTCACAACCTGGGAGGATTTCTGCGCAGCCAGCGGCTACAGCCATAAAAAAATAAATGAAGATTTGCAGAATCTTACGGCATTTGGCGGTGATTTTTTGGAGCTGCAGGACAAGCTGGGCCTTGGCTACCGCGATTTGCGGCTGCTGCGCAAAGGGTTGGCCGAGTCGCCGCCCGAGGAACGCGAGGCCGTGCTGGCTGATGTGACCGCCGTAGACGGGCCAGACGAGTTGCAGGAGCGCCTGGAAGATTTGCGGCTGCGGCTGGCACAGGCAGAGGCCAAGGCCAGGGAAACTCAGGCTGATATCGAGGCTAAAGAAAAGGTGAGCCGCTCAAAAACTGAAAAGCTCGATGAGCTGTCAGAGCAGGTTGCGAGGCTGACCAGCAGCCATCCTGACGACAAGGCCAAGGCACGCATTACCCGCAACACCAACTCGCTCAAACTGTTGGATGAGGCCTGCGCCGAGGTTACGCACAAAATTACCATTTTGTGCGCCCAGGCTAACGCCATCCTGGCCGATGACGAGAGCACCGAGGAGACCTGCATGCAGGTACACCGGCGCGTGAGTATACTCGTTGAGCACACGGCGGCCAGCCTTGTTGGTAGCGGCGTTGACGTTGACCTGACCGCATGGGTGCAGGCCTCGCCTGCATCAGTGACTGAGGCGTAACCATGACACCCGCGCAACTCCAATATCTGCACGATGTGGCACGCCAGCTGGATGCTGCCCCTGCGGGGGGCGGTGAGCGCGGGCAAATCGTGGCGCGGGCGGCCCAGGCCTTGGGCAAGAGTCCCAAGACTCTCTATGGGCTGTTGCGCAAGCACGTTGGCTGGCAGAGCGGGCGTAAGCCCCGCGCCGATGCAGGAAAGTCGTGCGTAGACCGTGACCTGGCACTTGCTGTCGGCGGAATTGTGCATTTGGCCCGCCGACAAAACGGCAAGCGCACACGCACCATCAAGGGTGCGCGGGAGACTCTGGCGGCCAATGGATATGGCGTCATTAACAATGATACGGGGGAGGTTGTCATGCCCAGCGCCGCAACATTATCGCGGGCCATGCGGCAGCACTGCTGCCACCCGGAGCAGTTGAGCGGCGCTGCTCCGGCTACGTCACTGCGCAGCCTGCATCCTAACCACACATGGCAGGTAGATGCCTCGGTGTGCGTGCTGTACCGCATGCGCGGCAGCCAATCCGTGCGGCTGCTCAACGAGCGGGATTACAACGAGCACAAGCCGGGCAAACTGGTGGAGATCTCCGGGCAACGCATTCTGCGATATCTGGTCATCGACCACTACAGCGGCAACATCTATCTGCATTACGAGCAGGCCAAGGGCGAGGACGCCCTGGGCGTCATCAAGGCACTGATTGGTGCAATTGATGACCGCGGCGCGCGTGACCCAATGCACGGCGTACCAGCACAGGTGTTTATGGACCCCGGCAGCGGCAACAAATCGAGCCTGTTGCTCAATTTTGTGGAGCAACTCGACATCAAGCCTCTGCACCACGCCGCTGGCAATGCCCGCGCCACGGGTGGCGTAGAGGTGAGTCAAAACATTGTGGAGACGCAGTTTGAGGGCCGACTGCGGTTTATGGCGGTGCCCAGCGTTGCCGATTTGCAGGCCAAAGCAGATGCCTGGCGTGCCCACTACAACGCTACGCAGATACTGCGGCGGGCGGGCAAAACGCGCAACGCGTTGTGGGCAACCATAACGAGTGAGCAGCTCCGCACCGTGAGCCGTGAGGTTATGGAGGCCATAGCCGCCTGGGGCGATGTGCGCCGCAAGGTGGACGGGCATTTCAAAATCTCCGTTGATACGCGGGCCTTCGGGGTGCGCGAGTATGACCTGCGGGAGCTTGGATACCACGGATTGTGCGTGGGTGACATGGTGCGGGTGCGACTCAACCCGTTTTTGGCACCCGTGATCCGCGTCATCAAGACACAAGCGGACGGCACGGAGCTGATGTTTGAGGTGTCGCCCATCGACAAGGATGCAGCGGGCTTTGACATTACCGCTCCGGTGATCGGGCAGGAGTATCGGGCACAGCCCAAAACCAGGCCGCAACGCGCCCTGGATGATGTGCTCAAGACTGCCTACGGCACCGCCAGCGTTGAGGAGGCGGCAAAACACCACAAAGCCCGCAATAAAACGCCGTTTGCAGACATTGACCCGATGGCAGACGTCAAGCAGGCCCCCATGCAGTTTCGTGCCAGCGGCACCCCGATGGATGTGGCTGGCACAATGGCTCAGGCAATGCCACTCAACCACGCCCAGGCGGCACAGCGCCTGCGCGGTATGTGCGGCCAGGCCTGGAAGGAAAACCCGGCTGGCTGCATGGCTATGATCAAGCAGCGTTACCCCACACAGGTGCCGGAGGACAAACTGCAGGAGATGGCTGACGCCATCAACGGGCTGCATGAAGCTGGTCAGCATGAGGTTGGGACACGGCCCGCAAGCGGCACGGCCAGCATTACCCATATTGACCTGCGCGGAGGTTTGGCATGCGCAAATTAGCCGCCCCCGCAGAGTTTAAGGCCCTCATTGCCACGCACGGCGGTCAGCGCCAGGCGGCAAGGGCCTGCAAGGTCAGCCCGGCCCTGATCAACCTGCTGGCTAATCAGGGCATGCCGCCCAAGACAGGCTGGGCGAGCCTGCAAAACGCCCTTCAACAATGGCTAACCGCCCAAGGGGCCACCGCCGACACGGTGACCAGGGCGCTGCGCGAGGCCGCACCAAAGGTCAGAACCCCGCGCAAGATCATCAACAAGGCCCAAATCAGGGCCAATACAGCAGGAGAAGACCCCATGATCTTTGGCAAACAGACGCTTGTTCAGGGTGCCCGGAAACATTTTTCTCTCACGCGTGATCCGTTTTCTGACCCGCAGACGGTGGAAGAAATCTATTTGACGCCGGAATCCCGGTATGTGCGCGAGGTGATGTACGACGCCGCCTGCAATGGCAATTTTTTGGCCGTAATCGGCGAGAGCGGCAGCGGCAAAAGCACGCTGCGCGAAGAAATGATTGAGCGGCTCAAGACGAGCGGCGAGAGCGTCATAGTGATTGAGCCGTACACTCTCTCCATGACCGAGACGGACAAATACGGCAAACCGCTGCGCGCCCAGCACATTGCCGAGGCCATCATTGATACTGTGCAGCGCGGTGCCCGGTGCGCGGGCAGCCCTGAAATGCGCGGGCGCATGCTGCACCAGATGCTGATTGCCAGCAGCCGGGGCGGCAACCGCCATGTGCTCGTAATTGAGGAGGCCCACGACCTGCATGTGCAGACCATCAAGAGCCTCAAAAGGTTTTGGGAGCTGAAAGACGGTATGCGCCGCCTCTTGTCCATCATCCTCATCGGGCAAACCGAGCTGCGGGGCAAGCTCTCCAACACACAGGCTGAGGTGCGCGAGGTTGTGCAGCGCTGTGATGTGATCGACCTGCCGCCCATCAAGGACCCGGAGGCGTATCTGGCGTTTCGATTCAAGGTCGCGGGAGCGGACATTACCAGCATTTTTGAACCTGACGCGTTGGCCCTGTTGCGGGAGCAGCTCGTGGTGGCCAGCAGCCTCAACAGCAACGGCGTGTATCTGGGCTATCCCCTCGCCATTGCCAACCTCGCACGGGCGGCAATGTCCAAGGCCTACGAAATCGGCGAGTCCATCGTGACCGGTGACGTTATGCGCCTGGTGCAGCCCAAGGAGGCTGGCCGTGTCTGATAAGGAGTTTGTCGATCTGGTGCGCGCCATGCGCAATGCCCAGACCATCTATTTCCGGTCTAAAAATTGGAGTGATCTGCGTTACGCCAGAGACTACGAGCAACGCGTGGACAATGAGCTGCGGATCAGGGCCGAGGCAGACCGCCCGAAGCAGGCGGCGTTGATATGAGCGGGCGTTCTACCCTGACTATCACAGGCAAAAGCATTACCGCGACCGGCAAGGCCGCAAACCATATTTTCAAAGCCCTACAGGAGATCAACATGGCAAAGCGCGTCAAACCCGTATTGCAGCTGCCCGTTATCAATTCCACAGAGGACGCTGACGCGGTACTGGCTGAAATTGCCGCACACAGGCGCAAGATTGAGTTGTACGAAATTGGCCTGCGCGAAAGCGTTGATGCTCTCAAAACCGAATGCACAGACAAGTGCGAGGCTCATAAGCAGGCTATTTCCACACGGGAGCAGGCCCTGATGCAGTTTGCCCTGGCGCGGCGCGACGATGTTTTCAAGGGCCGCAAATCTGTAGCGCTGACATTTGGCAGCTTCGGGTTTCGCGCTTCATCCACTCTCAAAACCCTGCGAAAGTTCACCTGGGAGCGCGTTCTCAATCTGGTCAAGGATCGTGGGCTGGAGTGCGTGCGTACCAAGGAGGAGGTGGACAAGGATGCGCTGCGTGCCCTAGATGCGGACACTCTTGCCGCAGTGGGGTGCAAGCTTGTTGAGGAGGATTCCTTTTTTTACGAGCTGGCAGACACAGACCTGGCCAGCAACCAGTAAAGGAGGCGCGTATGAGCAGACTCATGGGCATGATCCGCGTTGCCAAGGCCCAGCTTGGCATGGATGAGGACACCTATCGGGACTTTTTGCACAACACTCTGGGCAAGAAGACAATGGCGGGCAGCACGGGCAAGGAGCAGTGGCGCGTTGTGGAGGCGCTTAAGGGGCTGGGTTTCCAGCCCCGGCCCATCCACAAAGGCAAGGAACTGCCCTGCGACCCGCAGGCCAAAAAAATACGGTCTCTGTGGCTGACAATGGCCGACTGCGGTGTGGTGCGGGACAGGTCGGAGCAGGCGCTCAACAGCTACGTGCGCCGCATCACCGGGCAAACGCTGGCCAATGCCACCACCAAACAGTGCATTGTGGTAATCGAGACTCTCAAATCATGGCTGGATCGGTGCGATGATGCTGATGCTCGTGCCAAATGCTTGGCCGTGCTGCGAGGTGAGTCTGGCGCGCCGCCGGTGATCAACGGCGCGCCGATCGCGGAGGTGGACAATGGGCGCGTACAGTGAGCGCGGCAAAGAGATACTCAACACAGTGACCTCCATTATTGATCAGGAGGCCACCAAGGGGACACCGGGCCTTGGCAAGCGCGTGGCGGACATCATTGCTGATCAATTTGGCGGGCAACAGATATATTTGCCCTTTGACCGGGAGCGGCGCGATGCCCGCATTTTTGCCGAGTATCGCGGTGACAACATCCATGCCATTGCAAGCAAGTATCGGGTGTCAACCCACCAGGTTTACAAAATCGTGCAGCGTGAGAAGGCAAAGAGGCGGCAAAAACAGACGTTGCTGCCAGGCGTGCGCATAGGGCAACAGCAATGACGTGCCCGGCCAGCAACCCCAAAGCCCCCATCTATACATGCTGGCAGCGCATTCCGGGGATTACTGATCCCCAGGAGATTCGGCGCTGCCAGCAGTGCCCACACGGCATGGTACTGATCGCATCAGTAACGTGGCAACGTGAGGTGGATCAGGATGTTCCTGACCAGGTAGACGCTCCACAGAGAGAGAACATTATTATGGATAAGCAGACATATACGGTGGCGCAATTGTCAGCATTGATAGGGATCTCTGTCAAAAATATTTACAACGCCAAAGGGCTTAAACGCCCTCCATCATCAGGCTCTATGACGGGGGCCGTGCTGACGGAAATGAGCAAGCGCGGCATAACCTGGGATCAGATTGTGCCAGCGTCCAAAGGTGGCGGGCAAAAGACCGCTGGAGCGCCCGTGCCTGATGATGGACAGATGGTGACGGATGGCAGCGCCACCGCCGCCGAAGATTCGCAGACTGTTGCGGCGGTACAGAAGATGCCCGATGCCGTGCCTACTGTCATGCGTGAGGTCATGTGCGAAAGATGGCCGCTCGAGGTGCTGATCAAAGCGGTCAGGGGCAAGCTGCCCCCCCACACGTCCATCACGATCAGCGCTTAGGGTGGTGGAGGGGAAGATGGATTTTAATCAATTTTCATTCTTGGGTACATTCGTCACCCCGGAAGGTGAGTGTATATGGGGAATGTCTAAACGGTCTTATTGCCGTGTAGCCTTCGCGTCAGGTGCATTTGCACGTTTCTTGGGCTTCACTGGATTAATTGCAACACCTCAACGCCTGATCGACCCTAGAAGTAACCAACCTTGGCAAAAGCCCGGCTCCTGGGGGTGGTATCGGCACAAAAAAATTTTCCAAACCAAGGCAGCGGTCGAGGAAGCCGCCAAGCGTGCCGCTGAAAAATGATGAAAAGGGAGGTTTCACCCTCCCTTTTTTCGTTGCACTATCTGCAATCTATTTGCACAGACGTTTCCCGATATATCCCGCCCAATCCCGGATTATCCCGCCTCTTTTCCACTAGTTATTACGTTACCCATCACCTTGCCGCGCGCCGCGCAGGCGTCCCAAGCTCCGCCTGAGGGCGGAATCCAGTGCCCGAAGGGCAGTAAAGATTAAAGGCTCATCCCACGCCGGGGAGGCGAAATCGCCGCCTCGCAGGCAGCTCCCCCCTAGTTCAATACCGTCGGCGCATCAGTCGCCACCATACTTGCAGGATGCCGCAGCAATAAAAGCTCCAGCTCCTCCAGCAAGGCCTTGCAGCCCTCGCCGTTCTTGGCGGAAATCGTCAACGCATGGGGAAAGGCATCCGCCAGCTCAGCGCGGGCCGGGGCTTCCAGCTGATCCCACTTGTTCAGAATCATCAGCCTCGGCATGCGATCCAGTTCCATTTCGGCAAGGATAGTTTCCACAGCGCTTATCTGCTGCAAAAGGTCAGGATGCGAAGCATCGGCAACGTGCAGCAAAAGATCTGCCGCTTCCAGCTCCTCAAGGGTGGCACGGAAGGCGTCCATCAGCTCCTTTGGCAGATTGCGGATAAAGCCCACGGTGTCGGCCATGATGATTTCTTTTTCCGCAGGAAAGCGCAGCCGCCGGGTTGTGGGGTCAAGCGTGGCGAAAAGCTTGTTTTCGGCCAGCACTTCCGAGCGGGTCAACGTATTGAGCAGGGTGGACTTGCCCGCGTTGGTGTAGCCCACAAGCGCCGCCAGCGGGATGCCCTGCCGTGAGCGCCGGGCGCGGGTGAACGAGCGCTGCCGCCGCAACTGGTCAAGCTCTTTGCGGATGCGGGCCATGCGCTCGCGGATTTTGCGGCGGTCGGTCTCCAACTTGGTTTCGCCGGGGCCGCGCCCGCCAATGCCGCCCATGAGGCGGTCCATGGCGCGGTTTCTGCCCACAAGGCGCGGCTGGGTATAGCGCAACTGGGCCAGTTCCACCTGGAGCTTGCCCGCGCGGCTCACCGCATGCTGGGCAAAAATATCCAGAATAAGCTGGGTGCGGTCAATGACCTTGCGCTCGGTGATGTCTGCCAGATTGTGCAACTGTGCGGGCGAAAGCTCGCCGTCAAAAACCATCATGCCAGCGCGGCCTTGCAGGGCCAGCACTTCAAGCTCTGCCACCTTGCCCTTGCCCATGATGAGGCGCGGGTTGATCTGCGCCACGCGCTGCACCATGCGCCCGGCAACGGTCAGGCCTGCGGTGCGGGCCAGTTCCGCCAGTTCGTCCAGATTGCGCTCCTGAATGATGCGCGGCTGCGTACCTACAGAAACCAGCATGGCGCGGGGGGTGTCGTCGGCTTCGCGGGCGTCCTCTGCCTTGCGGGCAAGCTCTTCTTCCAGAGCTTCGGCGGTGGCAACAAACTGCGATTCCGTGCGATCCCAGGGCTGGGGCGTATCAAGGTGATAGGGCTGGCTGCCCGAAGGATTGGGCAAAAGATGGGCCGCCTGCCATTGCACAGGTTCGCCAACCGGGTTCACGGTGAGCGCCACCACGGCATCGAGCCGCAGAAAGAGCATGTCCATCAGGTCTTCCTGACTGATGCCGCCGGGGGAAAGGTGGGTGTGCAGCAGGCGCAGGCCGCGCAGGCGTTCCTGCCCGCTGCGCCCGCGCGGCAGTTCGGGAATCATGATGCTGCCCGCCTCGCCCACAATAACCATCTGCACCCGGCCCTTGCGGTCAATAAGCAGGCCCAGTTGCCGCCCCACGGCGCGTGAAAGCAGGGAGAGTTCCCGGGCCTGGTCAACGGTGTAGACTTCTTCCGCCGGGAAACGGCGGTTGAACAGGCGGGTGAGTGCTGCAAGCTGGCTCGGCTTGAGCCCTTGCACGTTACCTTCTGGCTTTGGGATGGGAAGCTCCTGAACGAAAAAATGTTAAACCGCACCCGCAACCACTGTACCTCAAAAGGGGCAGGGCTGCGGGTGCGTGAACAAATGCGGTGAGTGGGCTGTGTACAAGCCTAGGGACGCAGATACGAGGTGATCAGGGCATCGTAGCGCGAGGTTGCCTCAAAAGCACGCGATGCCATAACCTGCCGGAACTCAAGGCCCACTGTGGTATCTTTTTCCATTTCTTCCATGGCGGCGGTGTACCACTGCGGCGAGGGCAGCACCAGGATGCTGTGGAAGTTCTTGGCCGCAGCGCGCAGCATGCAGGGGCCGCCGATGTCAATTTCCTCCACGGCCTGCTCAAGGGAGAGGTGGCGTTCCACCGCGCCCGCAAAGTCGTAAAGGTTGACGCAGACAAGGTCAAAGGGGCGAATGCCCTTTTCTGACAGGGTCTGCATGTGCTGCGGCTCGTCCTTGTTGGCCAGAATGCCCGCATGAATCTTGGGGTGCAGGGTTTTGACCCGGCCACCCAGAATCTCGGGGAATCCTGTGACGGTGCTTACTGCGGTGACGGACAGCCCGGCCGCCTCAAGGGCCTTCTGGGTGCCGCCGGTAGAGATAAGCTCCACCCCCCGCGAGGTAAGAAACGTGGCAAACTCCACAAGGCCGCTTTTGTCCGTAACGCTCAGAATAGCGCGACGAATTGGCAAAATATCCATAAGCGACTCCTTGAAAAATGTCCCGAAAAGGGTTTGGCGGCGTATATACGCCCACATTCTTGATACTGCAAAAAGCCCGTTCTGGCAATGCGTTGCAGACAAAGCCCTCCCTGAGGCCCCTTGCCCGCAAAACAAGGCAAGGCTATGCTGCGGCAGGAGGACGTATGCAGCTCAAGCTTGTTTCATGGAATGTCAATGGTCTGCGCGCCGTGGCGGGCAAGCCCGAATGGGAATGGTTTTCGCGCACCGAAGCGCAGGTTGTGGCCTTGCAGGAAACCAAGGCCCACCCGGACCAGTTGAGTGAAGACGTGCGCGACCCTGACGGATGGGAATCCCACTGGTCGTGGAGCACGGTAAAAAAGGGCTACTCGGGCGTGGCGGTATTCAGCAAGATACCTTCGCTGAATGTCAGCGTGGAGCTGCCCCAGCCGGAGTTTCAGGGCGAGGGCCGTCTGCTGCATCTGGAGTATCCGCAGTTCCACTTT
It contains:
- a CDS encoding XRE family transcriptional regulator translates to MEQNGIGERIRALMGPDSPADFADKVGVTVRALNNYLAGRMPKAEVRKRICTAYGISPMWLFQGQGAMYVDSKMADASAISCGQSAANAGQGEVGTADVSVVAPDGVQTIYVPKVEARLSAGTGSLEVSDNIKGYFGFRSDWLRRKGCPTQMVLMSITGDSMRPTLENGDLALVNLAQTDVVSGGIYAVGVDDSVLVKRLDKRPGKIVLVSDNRDAYAPQELDMTDEIVRESLRVIGRVLWWCREA
- a CDS encoding DUF1937 family protein: MRLCNPDCLIDWKPVQPPKYKKDYEGKLLRIPTFSRYRPDGADLPPDGAVVCIERRYNNGSQFEMQVSWRCPACDHPHTGYVPEAWIAEDKAQFVEPSGLADATCAIGDHPAVLYLATSYSHPDAAKRAARANLASQCSAWFMRRGWCVISPLSMGHAIAVEGAELPSDFAAYQEVCLRMLEASDALVVLLLDGIRESVGVAAGIDHARKLGIPLNQVKLPGPDASGDAQFELVHNPRWWR
- a CDS encoding helix-turn-helix domain-containing protein, producing the protein MTRKSDSDSAAQRALRIAELLFGRVLDGYSNKEIADALGYTACNVSRDLETLRSRGWAEKLDTGRWALTTKPVALMRKYQDYMADLAARRDAFDARVQAQAKNL
- a CDS encoding ExeA family protein, giving the protein MRKLAAPAEFKALIATHGGQRQAARACKVSPALINLLANQGMPPKTGWASLQNALQQWLTAQGATADTVTRALREAAPKVRTPRKIINKAQIRANTAGEDPMIFGKQTLVQGARKHFSLTRDPFSDPQTVEEIYLTPESRYVREVMYDAACNGNFLAVIGESGSGKSTLREEMIERLKTSGESVIVIEPYTLSMTETDKYGKPLRAQHIAEAIIDTVQRGARCAGSPEMRGRMLHQMLIASSRGGNRHVLVIEEAHDLHVQTIKSLKRFWELKDGMRRLLSIILIGQTELRGKLSNTQAEVREVVQRCDVIDLPPIKDPEAYLAFRFKVAGADITSIFEPDALALLREQLVVASSLNSNGVYLGYPLAIANLARAAMSKAYEIGESIVTGDVMRLVQPKEAGRV
- a CDS encoding host-nuclease inhibitor Gam family protein; amino-acid sequence: MSGRSTLTITGKSITATGKAANHIFKALQEINMAKRVKPVLQLPVINSTEDADAVLAEIAAHRRKIELYEIGLRESVDALKTECTDKCEAHKQAISTREQALMQFALARRDDVFKGRKSVALTFGSFGFRASSTLKTLRKFTWERVLNLVKDRGLECVRTKEEVDKDALRALDADTLAAVGCKLVEEDSFFYELADTDLASNQ
- a CDS encoding regulatory protein GemA, which gives rise to MSRLMGMIRVAKAQLGMDEDTYRDFLHNTLGKKTMAGSTGKEQWRVVEALKGLGFQPRPIHKGKELPCDPQAKKIRSLWLTMADCGVVRDRSEQALNSYVRRITGQTLANATTKQCIVVIETLKSWLDRCDDADARAKCLAVLRGESGAPPVINGAPIAEVDNGRVQ
- a CDS encoding Mor transcription activator family protein is translated as MGAYSERGKEILNTVTSIIDQEATKGTPGLGKRVADIIADQFGGQQIYLPFDRERRDARIFAEYRGDNIHAIASKYRVSTHQVYKIVQREKAKRRQKQTLLPGVRIGQQQ
- the hflX gene encoding GTPase HflX encodes the protein MGRQLGLLIDRKGRVQMVIVGEAGSIMIPELPRGRSGQERLRGLRLLHTHLSPGGISQEDLMDMLFLRLDAVVALTVNPVGEPVQWQAAHLLPNPSGSQPYHLDTPQPWDRTESQFVATAEALEEELARKAEDAREADDTPRAMLVSVGTQPRIIQERNLDELAELARTAGLTVAGRMVQRVAQINPRLIMGKGKVAELEVLALQGRAGMMVFDGELSPAQLHNLADITERKVIDRTQLILDIFAQHAVSRAGKLQVELAQLRYTQPRLVGRNRAMDRLMGGIGGRGPGETKLETDRRKIRERMARIRKELDQLRRQRSFTRARRSRQGIPLAALVGYTNAGKSTLLNTLTRSEVLAENKLFATLDPTTRRLRFPAEKEIIMADTVGFIRNLPKELMDAFRATLEELEAADLLLHVADASHPDLLQQISAVETILAEMELDRMPRLMILNKWDQLEAPARAELADAFPHALTISAKNGEGCKALLEELELLLLRHPASMVATDAPTVLN